The nucleotide window TCGGGACCGGCGCCGGCCAGCAACCGGAGCATCTCCTCCGCGCCGGCCACGCCCTCCGCGGTCGGTTCGTTCACGCCCTGGGGGCGCCCGGCGTGCAGCCGGACGCGCCGCAGCGGCGCGGTTAGCCCCGCGGGCACGTTCACCAGCCCTTCAACCCGGTCCAGCCGGTCGGCGAGAGCGGCTTCGAGCCCCGCCGCCATGCCCGGCCCGGCTTTGCCGGCCCCCACGACCAGAACGCGCCGCGCGGCGCGGATCATCGGATCGGACTCCACCGCCGCGCGGACCAGCGGTTGCGGTCGGACCGCATCGACGGCCGCCCGCCAGATTTCAAGTGCGTGTTCGCGTGACACCGCTTCTCCTCCTGCCGCCCGTGCGCCGGTGCTGGTACAATAGCGGCATTCCTCAAAAGGAACCGCGATGAAGTTCGACCTGCACATGCACACCGCCCGCCACTCGCCCGACGCCGACTCCGATCCCTTTGATCTGGTGGAATCTGCGCTCGAGGCCGGGCTCGACGGCATCGTCATCACCGAACACGATTTCCTTTGGACGGAATCCGAACTGGAGGAACTCCGTGCCGCGGCCCCCGGGCTAGTGATCCTGGCCGGAATCGAGGTCACCGGGCGCGGCGGCGACATGCTGTGCTACGGCGTCACGGACCCGTTCGCGCTGCCGAGAGGGATCGGGTGGCCGGAGCTGTGCAAGGAGGTTCACCGGCAGGGCGGCGCGTGCGTCGCCGCACACCCGAACCGGTGGAACCAGCCGTTCGAGCAGATCGTCGCCGAGCAGAACCCCGAACTGGACGGCATTGAGGTGATGTCGAACAACATGGACGCCGGGCTCCGCGCGAAGGCAAGCAAGTTGCTGGTCAAGTTCCCTCACTACGCCCAGCTCGGCAACAGCGACTCCCACCAGCCGGAAACGGTCGGGTGCTGCTACACCGACTTCGACGCCACGATCCGCACGAACGCCGATCTGGTGGCCGCGATCAAGGGCCGCAAGGGACTCGCACGGGTGAACGGCTATGCGCACCGAACGTGAGAAGATGCTGGCGGGCGAGCTGTACGACCCGCTCGACCAGGAGCTGACCGCCGCGCGGACGCGCGCCCGCGACCTGCTCTGGAACCTGAACGCCACCCGCGAGTCGGACGCGGCCGTTCGCGCGAGCATCTTGAAGGAGCTGTTCGGCTCGATGGGCGCGGGCGTGTGGCTCCAGCCGCCCTTTTTCTGCGACTACGGGGCCAACATCCACCTCGGCGAGCGGGTGTACTTCAACTTCAACTGCGTGCTGCTCGACGTGTGCGAGATCCGCGTCGGCGACCGCACGCTGTTCGGCCCGGCGGTGCAGATCTACGCGGCCACGCACCCGCTCGACGCCGAGCTGCGCAAGACCCGCGAACTCGGGAAGCCGGTGCGGATCGGCTCGGACGTGTGGGTCGGCGGCGGCGCGATCATCACCCCCGGCGCAACGATCGGCGACCGCACGGTGATCGGCGCCGGAAGTGTAGTCACCAAGGACGTTCCGGCCGGCGTACTTGCGGTGGGCAACCCGTGCCGGGTGGTGCGGGAGCTATCGTAACCCGTGGCCGCGCCCCTCCCGATTGTTCTGCTGTCCGGCATGACGGCCGACGAGCGACTGTTCGGCCCACAACTCGCCGCGTTTCCCGAGGCGCGGGTTCAGCCGTGGATCGCGCCCCGTCCGCATGAATCGATCCGGCACTATGCCGCCCGCATCGCACGCCGATCCTGGCAGCCCGTGTATCGTCGGCGGCGCGTCGTTCGGCGGCGTGGTGGCACTTGAGATGGCGCACCACCTCGACGCGCGGGCGTGTGTGCTGATCGGCAGCATCCGCTCACAGGTTGAACTGCCGTGGCGCTGGCGGCTCGCGCAACCGCTCGCACTCCTCGGACCCGACCGGGCCAAAGCAGTTATGGGGCTCGTCGTGCGATTCGGAAGAGGGTACTTGCCCGAAGGGACCGTGCGACGGTTCCAGCGGCTGTTGCGGCCCGAAGCGGCATTCGTGCGCTGGGCGATGTGTGCCGTCTGCCGGTGGCGCGCCCGGCTGGCACCGCGAGGCGTTCCCGTCTTCCAGATTCACGGCGCGAACGACCAAACGTTACCCGCCGCACTGACACGGCCCGATGTGCTCGTACCGGCTGGGAGTCACGCGCTGACGCTCTTCAGCCCGGCGGCGGTCAACGCATTTCTTGCCGCTGTGCTCGCGCGTCCAAAGCCTGAACGTCCCGGGTCGTAAAAATCAACGACCGCTTGGCGGAGATCTTCGACGTTTGCGACACGGGACGTTCAGACCTTCGACTCGATCACGCCAGCACGTCCTTCACCACCTTGCCGTGAACGTCGGTGAGCCGGAAGTCGCGGCCGGCGTAGCGGTAGGTGAACTTCTCGTGGTCGAACCCGAGCAGGTGCAGCATCGTCGCGTGCAGGTCGTGGACGTGGACCGGCTTCTCCACCGCCTTGAACCCGAACTCGTCCGTCGCCCCGACCGCCTGCCCCCCCTTCACCCCGCCGCCCGCGAGCCACACCGAGAAGCCCCAGTGGTTGTGGTCGCGGCCGTTGATCTTGCCCGCGTTCGAGCCCGGCGTCGGCAGCTCCACCACCGGCGTGCGGCCGAACTCGCCGCCCCACAGGATCAGCGTTTCCTCGAACAGCCCGAGCCGCTTGAGGTCGGCGATCAGCGCCGCGATGGCCCGGTCCACCTGCCCCGCCAGGCGCCGGTGCTCTTTCTCCAGGTCGTCGTGGCTGTCCCACGGCTGGACCGGGCCGTGGCTCACCTGCACGAACCGCACGCCGCGCTCGATGAGCCGCCGCGCCATGAGCAGGCTCCGCGCCTGCTCGCTGTTGCCGTAGGCCTCGAGCGTCTGCTTCGACTCTTTGGTGATGTCGAACGCGTCGCTGGCCTCCACCTGCATCCGCGACGCCAGCTCGAACGACTGGATGCGGGCCTCCAGTTGCGGGTCGTTGGGCCGCGCCCCCTGGTGCATCCGGTTCAGCTTCGCGAGCAGGTCCAGTTGCTTCCGCTGGTCGGCCTTAGCGACGGCCTTGTTCTTCACGAACTCGACCAGCTTCTCGACGTCCGTGTGCCGGGAATCGACGTAGGTGCCCTGGAACACGCCGGGGAGGAACCCCGACTGCCAGTTCTGGTTCTCTTGCAGCGGGTAGCCGCCCGGGCACATCGCGACGAACCCGGGCAGGTTCTGGTTCTCGGTGCCCAACCCGTAGGTCACCCAGGACCCCATGCTGGGCCGGATCTGCCGCGGCTCGCCGCAGTTCATCAGCAGGAACGACGGCTCGTGGTTGGGCACGTCCGCGTGCATCGAGCGGATCACGCAGATGTCGTCCGCGTGCTGCGCGGTGTGGGCGAACAGCTCGCTCACCTCCAGCCCGCTCTTGCCGTACTTCTTGAACTTGAACGGGGACGGGAACGCGGCGCCGGTTCGGCGCTCGGTGCGGAGGTTGGTGGCGGGCAGCGACTTGCCCGCGTACTTGTCCAGCGCCGGCTTCGGGTCGAACGTGTCGACCTGGCTCGGCCCGCCGTTGGCGAAGATGTGGATGACCCGCTTCGCCTTCGCCGCGAAGTGCGGCTTCTTCGGCGCCAGCGGGTTCAGCTCATCGGCCGCGAGCAGCCCCGCGTTGCCCATGAGCTGCGTGAGGCCGAGCAGGCCCATGCCGACCCCGGACCGGGTCAGCATCTCGCGGCGGGACAAGGCAGCATTCGGAATTCGGAGCGCGGGATTCAAGCCCATGATAGATCACCGGTTATGGAGGCGTTGCGGTACCACGGCGGCGGCCTTTCGTTCCGCGCTCCGAATTCCGCGTTCCGCATTTGAATCAATCCACGAACGCGAACTCGTTGCTGAGCAGCAGCACCTGCGCGAGCTGCGGCCACGCGCCGAACGCGCTCTTGGGGTCGTCGCCGGCCACGAACCGGGTCGCGAGGGCCAACTCGTCGGCCGTCGGGTTGCGGCTCAGGGCGAGCCGGTACAGCGCCGTCACCTTCGCGGCGGCGGTCTTGGCGGCGGCCACTTCCTTTCGTGCCGCGAGCGATTTCGCCTGTTCCTGCACGAACGGGCTGTTCATCAGGAACAGCGCCTGCTGCGGGACGGTGGTCTGGAACCGCTGCGGGCTGTGCGTGTCCGGGTTCGCCACGTCGAACACCTTGAACGTGCCCGGCAGGCTGGTGCGGTCGATCAGCCCGTACACCGTGCGCCGCGCGGAGAACGGCGCCTTGAACAGGTCCACCGGCTTGCCGCCCTCGGTCAGGTCGAGCCGCCCGGAGGCGGAGAGGAGGGAATCGCGCAGCGCCTCGAAGTCGAGCCGGCGGCGGTACTGGTGAGCGAGCAGCCGGTTTTCGGGGTCGAGCTTGTACATCTCGGGCGTGACGGCGCTCGACTGCTGGTAGGTGGCCGACAGCATGATCGCGCGGTGCAGCCGCTTGACGCTCCACCCCTCGCGCACGAACGTGCTCGCGAGGTAATCGAGCAGCTCCGGGTGCGACGGCGGGTCGGACCGGACCCCGAAGTCCGACGGCGTGCGCAGCAGCCCGTGCCCGAAGTGCCCGAGCCACACGCGGTTCACCATCACGCGCGCCGTGAGCGGGTTCTCGGGGCTGGTGATCGCCCGCGCCAGCTCGAGCCGGCCGCTCCCCTGGGTGAAGGGCTTGCGGTTCGGGGTGACGATCTCCGGGGCCTGACGGGGCACCTGCGGCCCGCGGTTGCCCGGGTTGCCGCGCAGGAACACCACCGGCTGCGTGGGCTGCGCGTTGTCGGCCAGCACGTGCGCCCGCGGCGGGGCGTGCGGGCTCGCCGCCTTGAACGTATCGACCTTCTTGCGGATCGCGGCGATGGCGTCGCGGTCGGCGCGGTTCTGGATCTTCTCGGCGTCGGCCAGGGCGATGTCCGTCGGCCCGCCCTTCGCCAAAGCCTTGGCGACCTCGGCCTGCTCCTTCGACGGCGTCCCGGCCGGCGGGGCCGCGCACAGCGCCTTGGCGAACACGTCCACCGCCGCCTTCAGCGTTTTGGGCTTGGCGTCGGTCAGCGCCTTCGCGACGAGCGGGTTCGTGCTCTGCGGCAGGGCGGCGAGCGCCTTGGCCTCGAAGTCCTTCTCGGGCACCGCCGCGAGCGCCTGGAGCGGCGCGAACACCGCCGACTTCGCCTTCACCTCGGCCGCGACGAACTCGCGCCAGCGGTCGTAAACGAGCCGGGTGAGGTCGCGCTGCCGCAACAGGTTCTGCACCTCCTCGCCGCGCGCGTCGCGGGTGTCGAGGACGGCGAGGAGGTACTCGGCCACCGCCGCCGGCTCGCGGAGCTTGGCGACCGTCGCCGCGTGCCGCTTGTCGCGTTCGGCGACGATCGCGGCCTCGCGGGTCTCGACCTCCTTCTCGAACGCGATCACCTCGGGCGTCCGCGGCATGTCCCCAATCAGGGGCAGTTCGGCGGGCTCGTTGGTGCTCGCGAACACGCCGTACAGCGAGTAGTAGTCCTTCGCCGGGATCGGGTCGTACTTGTGGTCGTGGCACCGCGCGCAGGTGACCGTGAGGCCCATGAAGCCCCGGGTCACCACGTCGATGCGGTCGTCGATGATGTCCTGCTGGTTGTTGAGGAACCGGCGCCCGAGGGTGAGGAACCCGAGCGCGGCCAGCGGGCGCTTGTCCGCGCCGAGCGGCAGCAGGTCGGCGGCGAGCTGCTCGGTCACGAACCGGTCGTAGGGCTTGTCCTCGTTGAACGAGCGGACGACGTAGTCGCGGTACGTGTACGAGAACGGGAACGCCCGCTCGCGCGTCAGGTCGTACCCCTTCGAGTCCGCGTACCGGGCCACGTCGAGCCAGTACCGGCCCCAGCGCTCGCCGTACCGCGGCGAGGCGAGCAGCTTATCGACCAGCCGCGCCCAGGCGTCGGGCGCGGCGTCCTTCGCGAACGCCTCGACCTCCTCGGCCGTCGGCGGCAGGCCGGTCAGGTCGAAGTACGCGCGGCGGACCAGCGCCCGCTTGTCGGCGCGCGGCGCGAGCGCCAGCCCCTTCTCGGCCAGCTTCGCCCCCACGAACGCATCGATCTCGTTCCGGCTCTCGCCCTTCGGGTTCGGCGCCGCGGGCACCTGCGGCGCCCGCACCGGCTGGAACGCCCAGTGCTTCTTCGGATCGACCGCCGGCCCCTGCGCCGTTTCGGCCGGGAGGGCCGCGCCGCTCTTGACCCACTCCACGAGAACCGCGACCCCCTCCGCCGGGAGGGGACTCTTCGGCGGCATGGCGAGCTCGTTCTCGCGCTTCACCGATTTGATGAGCCGGCTCTTCGCCGGGTCCCCGGGGACGACCACAGGGCCGTCGTCGGCGCCCGCCTTGATGCCGGTCGAAGTGTCGAGGCGCAGCCCGGCGCTCTGCTTCTTCGGCCCGTGGCACGAGTAGCAGTGGTCGGCCAGAACCGGCCGAACCTTCGCCTCGAAGTACTCGAGCTGGGCCGCGGTCGGTTTGGCAGGGTCAGCGGCTCGGGCGGAAACGACGACGCACGAAGCAGCGCACAGCGCGAGGAACCAGCGCATCCGTTTGGCCTCGGATTCGTCTGCGGGGTGGGGAACCGGCGGCGGGTCTGACTAAATATACCAGTTTACCCCCGGGTTCCCTGCCAAGCGACCCGAAATCTGCTCCGAGCGTGAGGAACCGTCCTCATTTTACGCACGCAACGGGAGGTACGACGCGCACAACCGGCGACTTCAACCGCCGGGCCGCCCGGACCAGCCTCATCGGCTAACGGCGCCGCCACCGGTCGATTCTTTGAATGTCCGCACCGCCGCAACACTTCAAAACCCGCACTCGCCCAATGGGGTAATTTGATTTTACACGACAGTTTCTTAGAGAATTTTATCACCTAATCCGCATCGCGAGCTTACGGTTCACTCACCACTCATCCGTAAGCTGCTGGAGCCTTTGGAGCCGTCGCGCTCAGTGCCACTTCGGATATCGGTCCGCTTGGCCTCGCCGAGCCAGTGCGTGGACGGCGCACGGCCACAGGGATAGAACTATCGTCGCTATTCCCGCCCGGACCCAGTGCCCCCTTCCTCCGACACCTTCGACCACGGCATGAAATCCTGGTTCCGCTCCGAGGACGTGCTATCCGTCCTGATCGGCGTCGCGGTCATCGGCCTCAGTCTGGCCACCCTCACCGGGTGGAACCTGCTCGGCTGGTCGGTGAAGGTCAACGAATGGGTCGCCCCCGCGCAGGCGCTCGCCCCGTCCTCTCGGGCGTTCGCAGCCCTCACCGGGCCGGGCGCACTGGCTGCCACGTTCGTCTTCTTGCTCGGGGTGCTGTCCGCGGGCGCGGCGTTCCTCCGGGCGTCCCCCGACCGCTTCGCCGTGCGGTTCGCCGTGCTGTTCGTGCTGGCGTTCGCCTGCTGGGCGGCGGGACATAATGCCTACATTGCGGCCAACCCGAACAAGTTGCCGCCCGGCGTGTCGTGGTCGCTCGGGCTGACCGGCGAAGCCGGGTACCTGCTCGCCCTGATCGGCGGCCTGCTGGTCGGGAACTTGGCACCGCAGACCGCGGCGTGGTTCAAAGACGCGGCCCGCCCGGAACTGTTCATCAAGGCCGGGATCGTGATCTACGGGGCGGTACTCGGGGCGAAGGCCGCCGAAGAATCCGGGCGGGCGACCGCGATCCTGTTCCGCGGGCTGGCGGCGATCGTCGAGGCGTACTTGATCTACTGGGCGGTGGTCTACCTCCTTGCGCGAAAGGTGTTCGGGTTCAGCCGGGAGTGGGCGGCCCCGCTCGCCTCCGGCATCTCCATTTGTGGGGTGACGGCAGCGATCACCACCGGGGCGGCGATCCGCGCCCGGCCGATCGTGCCGGTGATGGTGTCGTCCCTGGTCGTGGTGTTCGCGGTCATTGAAATGCTGGTTCTGCCGGGCCTGGCCCGCGTGCTGTTGCCGGACGACCCGATGGTGGCGGCCGGGTGGATGGGACTCGCGGTGAAAACGGACGGGGCGGCCTTCTCCAGCGGGGAGATGACCGCCGGGCTGTACTTCCCGGACCCGAACGACCCGGCGCGGAAGTGGATGGCCCTGACAACGACAACGGTAAAGGTGTTCATCGACGTGTTCATCGGCGTGTGGGCGGTTGTACTGTCGGTGGTCTGGGCGTGGAAGATCGACAAGCGAGAAGAGAACCGCGGGCTCCCGCTGCGGGAGATCTGGGAGCGGTTCCCGAAGTTCGTGTTCGGGTACGCTCTTACGTTCGGCGGATTCTTCGCGACCGGGCTGATCGCCCCGCACGTCATCCCGGCGCTGAAGCAGGGGACCGATCAGGCGGACGTGTTCCGGCGGCTGTTCTTCGTGCTCACGTTCTTCAGCATCGGGTTGGCGACGAACGTGCGGCGGCTGTGGGCGGAGGGGCTGGGGCGGCTGGCGCTGGTGTACGTGGTCAGCCTGTTCGGGTTCGTCATCTGGATCGGGCTGGCGATTTCGTGGCTGTTCTTCCACGGGGTCCCGGCGGGGGGGAAATGAAATGGAGAACCGTCCGTCCGACGCGGACACCGCTCGCGAACTGGCGAAGGTGGAAGCGGAGCCGCTGCTGCCGGCCGAGAAGTGGCTGATCGGCGGGAGCCTCGCTCTCGGCGTTCTGCTGCTCGGCGTCCTGCTGTGGGTCAGCAAGGTGTGGTTCCCGACCGGCTCGTAAGAGGCCGCGCCGACAAGGACATGGTGTGGTTCATGGCGCGCCGACCCGTTGCCCTTCAGCTCTGGACCGTCCGTGACGCGTTCGCCGCGGACGCGGACCGCGCGCTCGCCGCGGTGAAGGCGGCGGGCTTCTCTGCCGTCGAGTTGGCCCGGCTGCCGCCGGGCCTGGCCCTGGCCTCCCTCGCCGAATCCCTCGACCGCCACGGGCTCGCCGTCACTTCGATCCACGGCGACCTGCTCACGTCAGAGACGATCGACTATTGGGCGAGTCTCGCCCGTGCGTGCCGGTGCTCGAAGGTCATCTGGCACGGCTGGCCCCGCGACCCGCGGTTCGACTCCCTCAACGGCGTGAAGGACCTCATCGGTGCCTGCAACGCGGCCGCTACCGTGGCTGGAGACCACGGATTGAAGTTCGGGGTGCACAACCACTGGTGGGAGTTCGAACCGCTCGACGGCGATCGCCCGATCCGGCTGCTGCATGAGGGCCTGCACCCGGACGTGTTCTGGCAGATCGACGTGTACTGGGCGCAGACGGCCGGTTCCGACCCCGCCGCCGTTGTTACGGAGTTGGGGCCACGGGTGCGTTCGCTCCACTGGAAGGACGGCCCGTGTGTCCACGGGCAACCGATGGTCGCCCTGGGCGAAGGTCAGGTCGATGTTCCGCGAACCTTGCGGGCACTGAGCCAACCGACCGACTGGGTCATCGAACTCGACGAATGTGCGACAGACCCGCTGCAAGCCGCAGCACGCAGCCGAGTCTACCTGGAGTCGCTGGCGGGTTCAGAGCCCCAGGGCTGCGCACGGATTGGGGTTGGGTAATTTGAACCTTTTTACCCAGGCCTCAAACCCTTTGGCGTGCTCGGCTATAGTGACCGAGGGGCCGCTCAGGCGCAGGTGGTGCGTTTCGAGCGGCTCACCTTTCGCATCTTTCTCCTCGACGATCACCCAGATCACGCGCCAGTCTTCGAGCAACATCTCTTTCGACTTGGGATCGAACGGCCGCTCCTTGTACTTCCACGTGCCCGTCACGTCGAGCACGTTGACGGTGGCACCTTTGACCTCCCACTTCGCGGTCTTGCTGATGTCGTCCGCGGTCTTGCCTTCGGGCACGGCGAACGTGTTCTTCCACTTGGGAAAGTTCTTGTCGGCACCCGGCAGGCTCTCGTTCATCACCGACAGTTCGGCCTCGGGGTGATCCTTCGCCCCCGGGAGTTTGAACTGGTAGGTGCGAAACCGGTTCGCCGGCTTTTCGCTCTTCCAGCCGGCCGGCGCTGGCGCCGACAGCTTATTGAGTTTGACGACGACAGTTTTTTCGTCGGCGCCCGTCGCGACACCCACCAGAATCAGCGCACCGAGCGCAGTCAAATGAACCAGACGCATTACAGTAGCTCCGATCAAAAGAGACAGAGCGGGAGAGGCAGGGCCGCGCCCGTCGGTGCGGCCCGAGTGGGCTACTTCCGCGGCACGACCTTCACTTCCTCGGCGGAGGTCAGGCTGAAATAGAACCCGTGCGGGTTGTTGCCGTTGGCCACCTTCAGGAGCACGGCGTTCTTACCCTTCGCGAGTTTCACCGCGAACTTGTGCGCTTCTGGTGATGCCGCCTTCGACTCGCGTGAGGTGAACACCTCTTTCCCGTTCAGCCAGAGTTTCGCCCCGTCGTCCGGCCCGAGCAGCACCTCGGCACCCTGCTCCGCCGGCGAGTCCACTTCAACGTACATGTAGGACGCGGAGTTGAGTCCCGCGCGGCCGTGCGTCCCGGCGAGGTCGAAATAGCCCTTCCCGTCTGGCCGGAGCGTCTTCCAACCGATGGACGTGCCCCCCTTCATGGTCCAGGTCGCTTTCGGGTCGAACGCAGCCGCTTCCGGTTCGAAAGCGGTGTCGAGCGCCTTGTTCATGCTCTCCGCCGGAAAGGGACCGGCAACAGCGAAGCTGTCCGGGGTGAGCGCCGCCGTCTTCAGCGTCTCAAGATAGGCAACGAGATCCACCAGTTCCTCTTCGTTGAGCGCGGTGACGATGTCGTCCGGCATCAACGAGTTCTTGAGCTTGCGCACCGCACCGTCGATGTCCGTCTTGGCGATGGTAGTGTCCTTGCCGTTCGCATCGCGAAGGGTGATCGCGTCGGCACTATCGCCCACCAGCAACCCGCTCACGACCACGTCGGCGTTGGTGGTGACGGCGTGGGGGATGTACTGATCGGCGATCGCTTTCGACGGGTTGAGGAGCGATTCATACAGGTTCTCGCGACTGGCCTTCTTGCCGATCATCGAGAGGTCGGGGCCGATCTGCCCGCCGACGCCGCGCACCATGTGGCACTTCGCGCACTGCGCCGTCCCAGTGATGCTCGCGTTCCACACGGCCTTGCCGCGGGCGGCGTCGCCCTGGCGCCGCGCCAAATCGGCCACGGCGGGGAGGTTCTTGGGGTTCAGCTTGGCGGGCGCCGGGAACAGCAGCAGCGCCCGGTTCCGCTCGCCCTGGAACGGCGAGTTGCGGAGCAGTTGCCCCGCTTGTGACACCAGCTCTTTCGGTAACGAGGCCTTCTGGTGCGTGTCGAGGAGCCATTGCGTACCGGACCGGTTGCCAGCGAGAGCGGTAAGGGCGGCCGACTTCAGTTCCGGGGTGCCGCGGTCGCCGGCGTTGATCGCGCGCACCAGCGCATCGAGCGCAACCGCTGTGTGCTTGGATGGCTTCGGCCCGCTGGGAAGCAGTTCGCCGAGCGCCTGCACGCACGCCACCGAAAGCGGGTTCTCCGGGCTACCGATGTCGATCAGCGCGGACACGCTCGTATCGTCCTTGATCTTCCCGAGCGCGCGAACCGCCTCTTTCCGTAGGTCGAGTGAGGTATCCTTATTTTTCGCGATATCGGCCACCGCACTAACGTAATCCGCGGACCCGATTGCCGCCGCCAGTTGCAAGCCCGTGCCCAGCGACTTCGGCTCTGAGAGAAGGGAGCGGACCTGTTCCGTTAGTTCCTTGCTCCCCTGGAGTGCTTTCCATTTGGTGGGAAGGAAGAGCTTTAAACTTTCGACCGCACGGCCCTTCACTTCCGGCACCGCGTCCGACTTCAGCACCGCAAGCATCGCCTGACCCGCGGAAGGGTCGTCATTGGACGCGATGATGTCCACGATGCGCGACTTTTGGGCCGCGGTCAGCTTGCCGTCGCTCAGGAGTTTGCCGAGTCGTGGCAGCACGGACTTGGGCCGCAGTTCCCACACGAGGTCCGCGACCTTGTCGTTCCACTCCGGGAA belongs to Gemmata obscuriglobus and includes:
- a CDS encoding PVC-type heme-binding CxxCH protein, producing MPRFVCLVALLLLGAPVSAQPKGGPLSPDDALKALKVADGFQVELFAAEPMLINPTSIDVDHKGRVWVAEAVNYRRKNFGRPIIRKEGDRIQVLVDEKGEGKASKAVTFYQGEELYGPLGVCVLPYADGKGQKVFVCQSPDILVFEDKDGDLKADGAPKKFLTGFGGFDHDHGVHGINIGPDGKLYFTVGDSGVTGLQSADGKGKKWVSNTTDVQKGTVWRCDTDGTNLELIAHNFRNNYEACVDSFGEVWLSDNDDDGNQQTRICFVMPGGNYGYGPRGPGQSHWHEEQPGIVHKTLRTGFGSPTGITFYEGDLFAKKYRGSLLHCDAGPREVRWFHRKPKGAGYELEKEILLTSSDNWFRPSDVCVAPDGSIIVADWYDRGVGGHGMGDPTDGRIYRITPKGHTGYKVPEVKLDAKEGVLVAFSSPNLATRYGALAHLKTRDAIDAFSAMTDLWKGFPDLRVRARLLWPLYYTGTPLQMFKNFVQPIGGPTVLVETAVGNADFANAMNRALAASTAHRRDRRGAVGVAGDSAVAVRRDVLLELRHADAPHALLHFYRLAHEYDGQDHFYRAALNIACGTDPVRRDAILADFDKHFPEWNDKVADLVWELRPKSVLPRLGKLLSDGKLTAAQKSRIVDIIASNDDPSAGQAMLAVLKSDAVPEVKGRAVESLKLFLPTKWKALQGSKELTEQVRSLLSEPKSLGTGLQLAAAIGSADYVSAVADIAKNKDTSLDLRKEAVRALGKIKDDTSVSALIDIGSPENPLSVACVQALGELLPSGPKPSKHTAVALDALVRAINAGDRGTPELKSAALTALAGNRSGTQWLLDTHQKASLPKELVSQAGQLLRNSPFQGERNRALLLFPAPAKLNPKNLPAVADLARRQGDAARGKAVWNASITGTAQCAKCHMVRGVGGQIGPDLSMIGKKASRENLYESLLNPSKAIADQYIPHAVTTNADVVVSGLLVGDSADAITLRDANGKDTTIAKTDIDGAVRKLKNSLMPDDIVTALNEEELVDLVAYLETLKTAALTPDSFAVAGPFPAESMNKALDTAFEPEAAAFDPKATWTMKGGTSIGWKTLRPDGKGYFDLAGTHGRAGLNSASYMYVEVDSPAEQGAEVLLGPDDGAKLWLNGKEVFTSRESKAASPEAHKFAVKLAKGKNAVLLKVANGNNPHGFYFSLTSAEEVKVVPRK